The Lysinibacillus pakistanensis genome includes a window with the following:
- a CDS encoding alpha/beta fold hydrolase — MRTVFLTGGTGFIGKQLVNELAKEDVNILLLVRSKSKATHIFQERGILKEENMHFIEGDLTKIDLGLSAEDKELVLKTDVIIHAGGSMDIQATNKEATSVFLNGAKHINEFAKSIHQLKGLQQFIHVVGYMSPFDDNNSKVAIDVFKEGNKFLKIKNPYEKTKFLADLYIRQQASAVGYPLSVINPPTVVGSSKTGSTEQIAGLGLLVTSMRRGLMPVIPGGKGYRLPLISNDEFAKFIVQVFKLEQPAIQTYTLVDDKENDPNIAELLSVMSESMNMRAPKISVPMPLMKTIMKSGVSKVTNIPSDGLNFITKRTFSNGSVKNMRGGDWFKKMSVMNFFPAVVADLDYRLMYQNGEHHHLFERTLCDNNTLYQLQGEGKPFILLHGLLSDGEDLFPLAQELHEKTGQPVWILDLPGLGRSPFKREKNLLNIYLNVLKKLLEKATNGAHLIGHSFGAYILLEALVQRYIDKKYTITLLQPPIAKKNAKSINVPQFMNKWTLKLATTNLIERYLLSNGLFESIESIPEHYIEKISKSFTSPRILNTTVQLNSLLSKNVQGDFNEVTKYNLHIIWGDYDRGYSAPSHLGKVDFVPYGHHFPLNHPSETANLVIKNSSTSR; from the coding sequence ATGAGAACAGTATTTTTAACGGGTGGAACAGGTTTTATTGGAAAGCAATTAGTGAATGAATTAGCCAAAGAGGATGTGAACATTCTTCTTTTAGTGAGGTCGAAAAGTAAAGCAACACACATTTTTCAGGAAAGAGGCATCTTAAAAGAGGAAAATATGCACTTTATTGAAGGTGATTTAACGAAAATAGACTTAGGTCTAAGTGCTGAAGATAAGGAGTTGGTATTGAAAACGGATGTGATTATTCACGCAGGAGGCTCCATGGATATTCAAGCGACAAACAAAGAGGCAACTTCTGTATTTTTGAATGGCGCCAAACATATTAATGAATTCGCTAAAAGTATTCATCAATTGAAGGGCTTGCAGCAATTTATTCATGTTGTAGGCTATATGAGTCCCTTTGATGATAATAATAGCAAGGTTGCGATAGATGTATTTAAAGAAGGAAACAAATTTTTAAAAATAAAAAATCCATATGAGAAAACAAAATTTTTAGCAGATCTTTATATCCGTCAACAGGCATCAGCAGTAGGTTATCCGCTGTCTGTCATTAATCCGCCAACTGTGGTCGGTAGTAGTAAAACAGGGAGTACAGAGCAGATAGCAGGATTAGGTTTGCTTGTGACAAGTATGCGAAGAGGGCTCATGCCAGTGATTCCTGGAGGTAAGGGATATAGGTTGCCACTGATTTCAAACGATGAGTTTGCGAAGTTTATTGTGCAGGTTTTCAAATTGGAGCAGCCGGCTATTCAAACATATACACTTGTTGATGACAAAGAGAACGATCCGAACATTGCTGAATTATTAAGTGTTATGTCGGAAAGTATGAATATGAGGGCACCAAAAATCTCTGTTCCAATGCCGCTTATGAAAACAATAATGAAAAGTGGAGTAAGTAAAGTAACAAACATTCCTTCTGATGGACTGAATTTTATAACAAAACGAACATTTTCAAATGGTTCGGTGAAAAACATGAGGGGGGGAGATTGGTTTAAGAAGATGAGTGTCATGAACTTTTTCCCTGCCGTAGTAGCTGATCTGGATTATCGATTGATGTATCAAAATGGTGAGCATCATCATTTATTTGAGCGAACATTATGCGACAACAATACCCTTTACCAATTACAAGGAGAGGGGAAACCGTTTATTTTATTACATGGTTTATTGAGTGATGGAGAGGATTTATTTCCTTTAGCGCAAGAGCTTCATGAAAAAACGGGTCAACCTGTATGGATTTTGGATCTTCCAGGTTTGGGACGTTCTCCTTTTAAACGAGAGAAAAATCTTTTAAATATCTATTTGAATGTATTGAAAAAGTTATTGGAGAAAGCTACTAATGGAGCCCATCTAATTGGCCATTCATTTGGTGCGTATATTCTATTGGAAGCATTAGTACAGAGGTACATAGATAAGAAGTATACAATTACTTTACTTCAGCCACCTATTGCTAAAAAAAATGCTAAATCCATAAATGTTCCTCAATTTATGAACAAATGGACATTGAAATTGGCAACTACTAATCTGATAGAGCGATATTTATTAAGTAATGGTTTATTTGAAAGTATAGAGAGCATCCCTGAACATTATATTGAAAAAATAAGTAAAAGTTTTACTTCTCCTAGAATTTTAAATACTACCGTTCAGCTTAACAGTTTACTATCGAAAAACGTTCAAGGTGATTTCAATGAAGTAACAAAGTATAATCTTCACATTATTTGGGGGGATTATGACAGAGGCTATTCTGCTCCTTCGCATCTGGGTAAGGTTGATTTTGTTCCATATGGTCATCATTTTCCTCTTAACCATCCGAGTGAAACGGCTAATTTGGTAATAAAAAATAGTAGTACTAGCAGATGA
- a CDS encoding transposase encodes MTKFTNDQKLETITRYQNSSESIGEIAKSIGTYCSVVSNWIKQFEYHGLSAFEKSYTTYTTQFKMDVRTLSGNSKEEQLQLNLSIISHILFMGV; translated from the coding sequence ATGACAAAATTTACAAATGACCAAAAACTTGAGACCATTACGAGATATCAAAATAGTTCTGAGAGTATAGGAGAAATCGCAAAATCTATAGGTACCTATTGTTCTGTTGTTTCTAACTGGATTAAACAATTTGAATACCATGGCTTATCTGCTTTTGAAAAATCCTATACAACTTACACAACACAGTTTAAAATGGACGTACGAACATTAAGCGGAAATTCAAAAGAAGAACAATTACAGCTAAATTTATCTATAATATCCCATATCCTGTTCATGGGAGTTTAA
- a CDS encoding DUF1998 domain-containing protein, translated as MSQVKASHNKLPTFFVYDKYPGGIGLSEKVYDLWEDLLTKTQHHVINCPYEAGCPSCIGPQDSTMNVKVKSSSYFN; from the coding sequence GTGTCACAAGTTAAAGCATCCCATAATAAGCTGCCAACGTTTTTTGTTTATGATAAGTATCCTGGAGGAATCGGATTAAGTGAAAAGGTCTATGATTTATGGGAGGATTTATTAACAAAAACGCAGCACCATGTTATAAACTGTCCTTATGAAGCTGGCTGCCCATCTTGTATTGGTCCACAAGACTCTACGATGAATGTAAAAGTAAAGTCGTCAAGTTACTTCAACTAA
- a CDS encoding sporulation initiation factor Spo0A C-terminal domain-containing protein, whose protein sequence is MNINQVTKEKLEKTIERMQKALEYNDPEYMSELVHDLTEFAYFSGYKEAKSSQLNQPTKKPDLNKYTEISPKIIDAKISNLVFNMGVPSHIKGHKYLIDAVALTYENPTLIAKEKKDLYPYIAKRYNTTASRVERAIRHAIEISWSRGSLESILEYPETKTTIKPTNSEYINYLANIIRINNE, encoded by the coding sequence ATGAACATTAATCAAGTGACAAAAGAAAAGCTCGAAAAAACAATTGAACGCATGCAAAAGGCACTAGAATACAATGACCCAGAATATATGAGTGAATTGGTTCACGACCTTACCGAATTTGCGTATTTCTCAGGTTATAAAGAAGCGAAGAGTAGTCAACTCAACCAACCTACTAAGAAACCAGATTTAAATAAGTACACAGAAATTTCTCCTAAGATTATTGATGCAAAAATCTCAAATCTCGTTTTTAATATGGGTGTCCCTTCGCACATAAAAGGTCATAAATATCTAATTGATGCTGTTGCACTAACGTATGAGAATCCTACGCTTATTGCTAAAGAAAAGAAAGATTTGTATCCCTATATTGCTAAAAGGTACAATACCACCGCTAGTAGAGTCGAGCGAGCTATTCGTCATGCAATTGAAATTAGTTGGAGTAGAGGAAGCCTTGAATCAATTCTTGAATATCCGGAAACTAAGACAACAATTAAACCTACAAATAGCGAGTATATTAATTACCTAGCTAATATTATTCGTATCAATAACGAATAA
- a CDS encoding NUDIX domain-containing protein, which produces MEKEKLPKVGVGAVILDENNQILLVLRKKSPEAGHWSLPGGKVDYMETIENAVIREIKEELGIDIKIERLLCVTNHIVQSEDVHYVAPTFIAHIIKGKVQNKEPHALEKVQWFPIKDVPENITITTDYALKQL; this is translated from the coding sequence ATGGAAAAAGAAAAATTACCAAAAGTCGGGGTTGGAGCAGTTATATTAGATGAGAATAACCAGATTTTACTTGTATTACGCAAGAAATCGCCTGAAGCTGGTCATTGGAGTTTACCTGGTGGCAAAGTTGATTATATGGAAACAATAGAAAACGCCGTAATACGTGAGATTAAGGAAGAGCTCGGGATTGACATCAAAATTGAACGATTACTATGTGTGACAAATCATATTGTTCAGTCGGAAGATGTTCATTATGTTGCTCCTACTTTCATTGCGCATATTATTAAAGGTAAAGTACAAAATAAAGAGCCTCATGCTTTAGAAAAAGTACAATGGTTCCCGATAAAGGATGTACCAGAAAACATTACGATTACAACAGACTATGCTCTTAAACAGTTGTAA
- a CDS encoding HAD family hydrolase: MDTILFDLDGTLHDSEKLYIQACCNCLEAMRKSQLTDEEKNYLIGKPITRIIDEWFSGQKIEVLESFFRHYEMVNNQVREYNGIYEVLTELKGRGTTLGIVSSKYKKYVVQELHKTKLYPFFNVIVGLDDCKEHKPHPEPLLKAVRELQVDLKNCIYIGDQPTDILAAKAAGIKGFGALWGEGEKEKLESALPTGLLQKPKDILVINRINSVC; this comes from the coding sequence ATGGATACTATATTATTTGATTTAGACGGTACACTGCATGATAGCGAGAAATTGTATATTCAAGCATGCTGTAACTGTTTAGAGGCGATGAGAAAGAGCCAACTTACTGATGAAGAAAAAAATTATTTAATAGGAAAACCGATTACTAGAATTATAGATGAGTGGTTTAGTGGGCAAAAAATAGAGGTACTCGAATCATTCTTCAGACACTACGAAATGGTAAATAATCAAGTTCGAGAATATAATGGTATTTACGAGGTGTTAACTGAATTAAAAGGTAGAGGGACTACATTGGGAATCGTCTCATCAAAGTATAAAAAATATGTTGTCCAGGAACTACACAAAACAAAGCTCTATCCTTTTTTTAATGTTATTGTAGGACTAGATGATTGTAAAGAGCATAAACCACATCCTGAACCGTTGTTAAAAGCAGTTAGAGAGCTACAAGTTGACCTAAAGAATTGTATTTATATTGGAGATCAACCGACAGATATTTTGGCTGCAAAAGCAGCTGGTATTAAAGGTTTTGGAGCACTATGGGGGGAAGGAGAAAAAGAAAAGTTAGAAAGTGCTTTGCCAACTGGTTTATTACAAAAACCAAAAGATATATTAGTCATTAATCGTATTAACAGTGTTTGTTAA
- a CDS encoding sulfite exporter TauE/SafE family protein has protein sequence MENLLLEWLSTDDLLLCGIGILAAIIGVMFGAAGFVLLPALLLVGIPIHATVAINKFATGISSFSTILVLVLKRKVKLKEMLPLMLFAGLGGIFGAFFTTRLLEQTMNIIACIVLIAMFFVVLKSKKTGLVNEQSDTEQLVSMQEGNKKLTTLFVPFFIGTYDGGFGPGSALLNITYFLKRQFNYVKAAEMTRFVTFSSCISAFIFYFFYGIVNWGIAIPITVGSIIGSHIGLKIVPYIKGRWVQILLPAIFLLLIIQVVSDMLF, from the coding sequence TTGGAAAACTTATTATTGGAATGGTTATCCACAGATGATCTTTTATTATGTGGAATTGGCATACTTGCTGCTATTATCGGTGTCATGTTTGGAGCAGCAGGATTTGTATTACTACCTGCCCTTTTATTAGTTGGGATACCTATTCACGCGACAGTTGCAATTAATAAATTTGCAACAGGAATATCTTCATTTTCGACAATTTTGGTACTTGTTTTAAAAAGAAAAGTTAAACTCAAAGAAATGCTGCCACTCATGTTATTTGCTGGATTAGGCGGAATATTCGGTGCTTTTTTCACAACAAGATTATTGGAACAAACGATGAATATAATTGCTTGCATTGTGTTAATTGCTATGTTTTTTGTTGTTTTAAAAAGCAAAAAAACTGGGTTAGTAAATGAACAATCAGACACTGAGCAACTAGTTTCTATGCAAGAAGGCAATAAAAAGCTAACTACTTTATTCGTCCCATTTTTTATAGGAACATACGATGGTGGGTTTGGGCCAGGATCAGCACTTTTAAACATCACATACTTTTTAAAGAGGCAATTTAATTATGTAAAGGCTGCTGAAATGACCCGCTTTGTGACATTTTCAAGTTGTATAAGTGCGTTTATATTTTATTTTTTTTATGGAATTGTTAATTGGGGTATTGCCATTCCGATTACTGTTGGCTCTATAATTGGTTCACACATTGGATTAAAAATTGTCCCTTATATCAAAGGAAGATGGGTACAAATTTTGCTTCCAGCTATTTTTCTATTACTAATTATTCAAGTTGTCTCTGATATGCTATTTTAA
- a CDS encoding LysR family transcriptional regulator: MNLHTLRIFTKVAEQGSITNAASSLHISQPAVTAQIRKLEREIGAKLITGKGRGIQLTSEGKFLYEQGLRLFQLENQIDNKFKTFLEKKEKVQIASSYISTNYILPPIIASYKLENPNIDVYVSLGNVQSVEQRVLNYEVDFGFVVQSNINHEDLSFEKILDIPFWFVVHPMHPLANKDVSIFELSEHDFIYRERGSSTLDLLEAIFYTHNCPLPKFGLQMQGLLESIKVVEAGYGMALVPACSVTETLACGRLARVFVQQGEINQSLYICTRRMDEREHPFIHYLKNFLMKSDS, from the coding sequence ATGAATTTACATACATTACGTATTTTTACAAAAGTCGCAGAGCAAGGGAGCATTACAAATGCAGCAAGCTCACTACATATTAGTCAACCTGCTGTCACTGCTCAGATTCGTAAACTAGAACGGGAAATAGGAGCTAAATTAATTACAGGTAAGGGGAGAGGAATTCAGCTAACCTCTGAAGGGAAATTTCTTTATGAGCAAGGATTACGTTTGTTTCAATTGGAAAACCAAATTGATAATAAATTTAAAACATTTTTAGAGAAAAAGGAGAAAGTACAAATTGCTTCTTCCTATATTTCAACAAATTATATTTTACCGCCAATAATTGCTAGTTATAAACTCGAAAATCCAAATATTGATGTGTATGTATCATTAGGAAATGTACAATCTGTTGAGCAACGTGTGCTTAATTATGAAGTTGATTTTGGCTTTGTTGTTCAAAGTAACATCAATCATGAAGATTTAAGCTTTGAGAAAATTCTCGATATCCCATTCTGGTTCGTTGTTCATCCAATGCATCCTTTAGCAAATAAAGATGTATCGATATTTGAGTTAAGTGAACATGATTTTATTTACAGGGAAAGAGGTAGTTCAACTCTTGATTTGTTAGAGGCTATTTTTTATACCCATAATTGCCCATTACCAAAATTCGGTTTACAAATGCAAGGCTTACTTGAATCGATAAAGGTAGTTGAGGCGGGGTATGGAATGGCACTTGTACCAGCCTGTAGCGTAACGGAAACATTGGCATGTGGAAGGCTTGCTCGGGTCTTTGTGCAGCAAGGCGAAATTAATCAAAGTTTATATATTTGTACAAGAAGAATGGATGAGAGAGAACATCCATTCATTCACTATTTAAAAAATTTTTTAATGAAGTCAGATTCTTAA
- a CDS encoding succinate CoA transferase — MQKDLSQFIRSTAFLDKVVSAEEAASWIEDGMNLGMSGFTLFGEPKEFPLALSKRGKNENFKVNLYTGASLGPTADQSMAEAEIINLRVPYQGNSVMRGKINKGEIYYIDQHLSHTAEEVRKGTLGKIDYAIIEAAGITEEGYIIPTGSVGNSPIFIEKAENVIIEINTTAPKAYEGLHDIFVQKEQGERREIPIYKVSDRIGEIGIKVDPEKVKGIVLSEQPDVPSPLFEPNEETQQIANHLLDFLAGEVAAGKLPESLAPLQSGVGSVANAVLNGMKNSQFKDLEVFSEVLQDGVFDLIDAGIVKFAAGTAFSLSKKRVDSLAEDLEKYKDKIMFRPQEISNNPEVIRRLGVISFNTAIEVDIYGNVNSTHINGTKIMNGIGGSGDFARNARITIFVTSSLAKDGAISTIVPFVSHIDHTEHDVDIIVTEQGYADLRGLPPVKRAEKLIEIAHPKYRPQLRAYFEEAKEKVGGQTPHILKKAFSFHTNLIEKGTMLMEEKEVTN; from the coding sequence ATGCAAAAAGATTTAAGTCAATTCATTAGAAGTACAGCATTTTTGGACAAGGTTGTTTCAGCAGAGGAGGCAGCTTCCTGGATTGAAGATGGAATGAACCTTGGAATGAGTGGATTTACATTATTCGGTGAGCCAAAGGAATTTCCACTTGCACTTTCAAAGCGGGGAAAGAATGAAAACTTCAAAGTCAACTTATATACTGGTGCTTCATTAGGGCCAACTGCTGACCAATCTATGGCAGAGGCAGAGATCATTAACTTACGTGTTCCCTACCAAGGAAACTCTGTCATGCGTGGGAAAATCAACAAAGGTGAGATATACTACATTGACCAGCATTTATCACATACTGCAGAGGAAGTAAGAAAAGGAACATTAGGAAAAATTGACTATGCCATTATCGAAGCAGCTGGAATTACTGAAGAAGGTTATATTATTCCAACTGGATCTGTAGGAAATTCACCAATTTTTATAGAAAAAGCTGAAAACGTTATTATTGAAATTAATACTACGGCACCTAAAGCATACGAAGGTCTTCATGATATCTTTGTACAGAAAGAGCAAGGTGAGCGTAGAGAAATTCCAATTTATAAAGTTTCAGATCGAATTGGAGAAATTGGCATCAAAGTCGATCCAGAAAAAGTAAAAGGTATCGTTTTATCAGAGCAGCCTGATGTTCCTTCACCATTATTTGAACCAAACGAAGAAACACAGCAAATTGCCAATCACTTATTAGACTTCTTAGCCGGTGAAGTAGCAGCAGGAAAATTACCAGAGTCATTAGCTCCGTTGCAATCAGGCGTAGGATCTGTTGCGAATGCTGTTTTAAATGGTATGAAAAATTCTCAATTTAAAGATCTTGAAGTGTTTTCTGAGGTACTACAGGATGGTGTCTTTGATTTAATTGATGCTGGTATCGTTAAATTTGCAGCTGGGACTGCATTTTCCCTTTCGAAAAAGCGTGTTGATTCATTAGCAGAAGATTTAGAGAAATATAAAGATAAAATTATGTTTAGGCCTCAAGAAATTTCGAATAATCCAGAAGTTATTCGTCGTTTAGGCGTGATTTCTTTTAACACGGCAATAGAAGTAGATATTTACGGAAACGTCAATTCAACTCACATTAACGGAACAAAAATTATGAATGGTATTGGTGGATCTGGGGACTTTGCTCGAAACGCTAGAATTACCATCTTTGTAACGTCTTCGCTAGCAAAAGATGGAGCGATTTCAACGATTGTGCCTTTCGTATCGCATATTGACCATACAGAGCATGATGTAGATATAATTGTGACAGAGCAAGGATATGCCGATCTTCGTGGACTTCCACCTGTAAAGAGAGCGGAAAAGCTTATCGAAATCGCACATCCTAAGTATAGACCACAATTACGTGCTTACTTTGAAGAAGCGAAAGAGAAGGTCGGCGGACAAACACCACATATTCTAAAAAAAGCTTTCTCTTTCCATACAAATCTAATAGAAAAAGGAACAATGTTAATGGAAGAGAAAGAAGTAACAAATTAA
- a CDS encoding YfiT family bacillithiol transferase, which produces MDVRYPIGKLQVPEKVTLLNIQEWLKKIDTYTTRLRETVGALNEEELSRTYRDGGWTVRQLVHHIADSQLNMYQRLKLALTDENPIVPAFDEEKWAIQPDTMLPVETSIKMLEGINERIVFLGNNLTEVQLDRIFNHQTNGKITVATKMAKLAWHEEHHLAHIQIALTQ; this is translated from the coding sequence ATGGATGTAAGATACCCAATTGGCAAGCTACAGGTTCCTGAAAAAGTAACATTGTTAAATATACAAGAATGGCTAAAGAAAATTGACACTTATACTACTCGACTTAGAGAAACAGTAGGGGCATTAAATGAAGAGGAATTAAGCAGAACTTATCGTGATGGTGGCTGGACAGTTCGTCAACTTGTTCATCACATTGCAGATTCACAGTTGAACATGTATCAACGTTTGAAGCTAGCTTTAACAGATGAGAATCCAATAGTACCAGCTTTTGATGAAGAAAAGTGGGCGATTCAACCAGATACAATGCTTCCTGTAGAAACCTCAATTAAAATGCTAGAAGGAATAAATGAGCGTATCGTATTTTTAGGAAATAATTTAACTGAAGTTCAATTAGATCGAATTTTTAACCACCAGACAAACGGTAAAATAACAGTTGCAACGAAGATGGCAAAGTTAGCTTGGCACGAAGAGCATCACCTAGCCCACATACAAATCGCATTAACACAGTAA
- a CDS encoding sensor histidine kinase: protein MEGIFRILRRFVTATIFISIFLLIFNFILLGTLVFKEINQQPSPEGVLKQVALGLDKQNDSYSLNEDAVKLLEYNQSWVMLLGEDGHVKWDYHLPNDVPRQYNLVDVAKFSRYYLMKYPVYIWEHDDGLVVLGYPKESHWKYQFDFLSNWVSSLPLKLVLLLFFNVALALLISVVIGTRLIRRIQPLVEGVHNLAREEKVQLDSKGLFGDLAKSINSASDKLQKKTIALKARDEARSNWISGISHDIRTPLSMILGYASEMEDNSDLPKEQRHQSGIIRRQGEKLRSLVSDLNLVSMLEYEMQPLHLKDIRLSVLARQVVADFLNNGLDVRYDIELKLADEAIKVNGDEKLLLRAISNLVNNSVHHNPQGCRIILETFLSEDSSKYYFIVRDNGRGIPQEQLKEITELPYSSRRKKNVQQGRGLGLPMVERILQAHYGQLILSKEENQRGLEVIMEFPIQTQNEDGDLKQY from the coding sequence GTGGAAGGGATATTTCGTATACTACGTCGATTCGTCACCGCAACCATCTTTATTTCAATATTTTTGCTTATTTTTAATTTCATTCTGCTAGGGACATTGGTGTTCAAAGAAATTAACCAGCAACCTTCTCCAGAAGGTGTGCTTAAGCAAGTAGCACTAGGATTGGACAAGCAAAACGACAGCTATAGTTTAAATGAGGATGCAGTAAAACTTCTGGAATATAATCAGTCATGGGTTATGTTGCTTGGTGAGGATGGTCATGTGAAATGGGATTATCATCTACCTAATGATGTGCCTCGACAATACAATCTTGTTGATGTAGCAAAGTTTTCTCGCTATTATCTTATGAAATATCCTGTCTATATTTGGGAGCACGATGATGGCTTAGTTGTGCTGGGATATCCTAAGGAAAGCCATTGGAAGTATCAATTTGATTTTCTTTCTAACTGGGTAAGTTCTTTGCCACTAAAACTTGTACTATTGCTATTCTTTAATGTGGCACTTGCTCTATTGATTTCTGTTGTAATTGGCACACGTCTGATTAGAAGAATACAACCTCTTGTAGAGGGTGTCCACAATCTTGCTAGAGAGGAAAAAGTACAATTGGATTCTAAAGGCTTATTTGGTGATTTGGCAAAAAGCATCAATTCCGCATCAGATAAGCTTCAAAAAAAGACGATTGCCTTGAAGGCAAGAGATGAAGCACGCTCCAATTGGATATCCGGGATTTCTCATGATATTAGGACACCACTTTCTATGATCTTGGGCTATGCAAGTGAAATGGAGGATAACTCAGACTTGCCAAAGGAGCAAAGGCATCAATCTGGTATTATTAGGCGGCAGGGTGAAAAGTTACGCTCACTTGTAAGCGACTTGAATTTGGTCTCGATGCTAGAATATGAAATGCAACCGTTGCATTTGAAGGATATAAGATTATCAGTTTTAGCAAGACAAGTTGTAGCAGATTTTTTGAATAACGGATTGGATGTGCGATATGACATTGAACTAAAATTAGCTGATGAAGCTATTAAAGTCAATGGAGATGAGAAATTACTACTTCGGGCAATCAGTAATCTTGTCAATAATAGTGTGCATCATAATCCTCAAGGCTGCAGAATCATTCTGGAAACCTTTCTATCTGAAGATTCTTCTAAATATTACTTTATTGTCAGAGATAATGGACGAGGAATTCCTCAAGAGCAATTGAAAGAGATAACCGAATTGCCTTATTCATCAAGAAGAAAGAAGAATGTTCAGCAAGGTCGTGGACTTGGGCTTCCAATGGTGGAACGGATTTTACAAGCGCATTATGGCCAGCTTATTCTATCAAAAGAAGAAAATCAAAGAGGTTTAGAAGTTATTATGGAATTCCCCATACAAACACAAAATGAGGATGGAGATTTAAAACAATATTAA
- a CDS encoding response regulator transcription factor: protein MENLKEKKILIVDDELEMIIMIEKFLRKEGFFRIYTAADFASALSICRTVKPDIAILDVMLPDGDGFSLLTSIRQFSEIPVLFLSARGEDEDRLLGLGLGADDYIVKPFLPRELVLRLTAILKRVYSSPVTEDSAVFRLEDLIIDLDSAVVQRNQEEIPLTAKEHAILQKLYNNNGKIVTSDALCQAVWGDDSYGYENTLMVHMRRIREKIEQDPSKPTHLLTVRGLGYKLLLKETN, encoded by the coding sequence TTGGAGAATTTAAAAGAAAAAAAGATATTAATTGTAGATGATGAATTGGAAATGATAATAATGATTGAGAAATTTTTACGAAAAGAGGGCTTTTTTCGTATATATACTGCTGCCGATTTTGCCTCAGCTTTGTCGATTTGCCGAACAGTTAAGCCTGATATTGCGATTCTCGATGTTATGCTACCTGATGGTGATGGATTCTCACTTCTAACCTCTATTAGGCAGTTCTCTGAGATACCAGTGCTTTTTCTTTCTGCTCGAGGTGAGGATGAAGACCGATTACTAGGACTGGGTTTAGGGGCAGATGATTATATTGTAAAGCCCTTCCTGCCCCGTGAATTGGTTTTACGACTGACAGCAATTCTAAAAAGAGTCTATTCCTCTCCAGTAACAGAAGATTCAGCTGTCTTTCGATTGGAGGATCTAATCATTGATTTAGATAGCGCTGTTGTACAAAGAAATCAAGAAGAAATACCTTTGACAGCAAAGGAACATGCAATCCTTCAAAAGTTGTACAATAATAACGGGAAAATTGTCACTAGTGATGCCTTATGCCAGGCTGTCTGGGGAGACGACAGCTACGGTTACGAAAATACATTAATGGTTCATATGAGACGGATTCGTGAAAAAATTGAGCAAGATCCCTCTAAACCAACCCATCTTCTCACAGTTAGGGGCTTAGGATATAAATTACTACTGAAGGAGACAAATTAG
- a CDS encoding YxeA family protein, with product MKKILLVLGLMIIISGCLLMFLMTPDKLIPDSPAGKTVYYTKVIDFGVLNEDKRYDYKLTAYNKKGKEKKLEFSAGKQLREEAYLQLYYTKLRGVTHWEEVTFEELPKTVQQLYTK from the coding sequence ATGAAAAAAATATTATTAGTACTGGGACTCATGATTATAATTTCTGGATGCTTGTTAATGTTCCTCATGACTCCAGATAAGCTAATACCTGATAGCCCCGCTGGAAAAACAGTCTATTATACAAAGGTTATTGATTTCGGGGTTCTAAACGAAGATAAACGTTACGATTATAAGCTAACTGCCTACAATAAGAAAGGAAAAGAAAAAAAGCTTGAGTTTTCGGCGGGGAAACAATTGAGAGAAGAAGCATATCTCCAACTATATTATACGAAGCTTCGTGGCGTTACACATTGGGAAGAGGTTACTTTCGAGGAACTACCTAAGACGGTACAGCAGCTATATACAAAATAA